A single Pedobacter sp. PACM 27299 DNA region contains:
- a CDS encoding sprT domain-containing protein, with protein sequence MKKEEILAQYMPQAAAPIIAKWIDYFQCEFKISKNRVTKLGDYRHPYQGLGHKISVNNDLNPYAFLVTTVHEFAHLLTWNDHKNKVKPHGGEWKHNFKRMMAPFIEQKIFPQDVELAIVSYLHNPSAASCTDLKLSRALKKHDILKDASRLEELPLDAVFTIKDGRQFKKGEKLRKRYRCLCLDNGNVYLFNPLAEVMLAPTGT encoded by the coding sequence GTGAAAAAGGAGGAGATCTTAGCGCAGTACATGCCCCAGGCAGCCGCACCGATCATTGCGAAGTGGATAGATTATTTTCAATGTGAGTTTAAAATATCTAAAAACAGGGTGACGAAACTGGGCGATTACCGCCATCCCTATCAAGGGCTGGGGCATAAAATATCTGTGAATAACGATTTGAATCCCTATGCATTTCTGGTTACCACGGTTCATGAATTTGCACATTTGCTTACCTGGAACGACCATAAGAATAAGGTGAAGCCCCATGGCGGAGAGTGGAAGCACAATTTCAAGCGCATGATGGCCCCCTTTATTGAGCAGAAAATCTTCCCTCAGGATGTGGAACTGGCGATTGTCAGCTACCTGCACAATCCTTCTGCGGCCAGCTGCACTGATTTAAAACTCTCCCGGGCGCTCAAAAAACACGACATATTAAAAGATGCTTCCCGATTGGAAGAACTGCCTTTAGACGCGGTGTTTACCATCAAAGATGGCAGGCAGTTTAAAAAAGGAGAGAAGCTCAGAAAAAGATACCGCTGCCTTTGTCTGGACAACGGAAATGTCTATTTATTTAATCCTTTAGCGGAAGTCATGTTGGCGCCAACAGGCACATAA
- the feoB gene encoding ferrous iron transport protein B yields MKIALVGNPNTGKSTLFNLLTGLNQKIGNFPGITVDKKVGYCKLADGKVAEIIDLPGTYSLYPKSKDESIVFQVLADKTNSSYPDVVVLVADATNLRRNLLLYSQVADLEVPMVLALNMTDMAQKEGIDVNVNRLSERLGIQVVAISARSKTGLKELKQAIENTTKIATQAKGADILALAPEAISEAKAKLKTDNDYYALQVLHQHQHLDLFSVEDHAAFEKIKKAHAFETSALQAAETIARYRHLGTILSGVIQDTGAAKKFAFSDKIDAVLTNKFWGFLIFIGILFFIFNSIFSWSAYPMEMIEAGFMKLTELGHEYLPDGILTNLLLDGVLAGLGGVIVFIPQIAILFAFISILEDTGYMSRVTFMMDKIMRKFGLSGKSVVPMIGSLACAVPSIMSARNIESWKDRIITIMVAPLVSCSARLPVYTLLIGLVVPEKMVWGFINLQGLTLMGMYLISIVAAILVAFVMKFIIKAKEKSYFIMELPVYRMPRWSNVLYTMYEKSKTFVFEAGKVIIAISIILWVMASYGPSDRFAMIDKKYDAIEAQKDSVQISTLERDKSAEKLENSYAGILGHAIEPAIKPLGFDWKIGIALITSFAAREAFVGTMATIYSVDGGDEAVGTIRDKMRAAVNPDTGLPVFTFATAFSLMLFYAFAMQCMSTVAVVFRETKSWKWPLIQLTYMTAMAYIASLIAYQLLK; encoded by the coding sequence TTAACCTGCTGACAGGTTTAAATCAAAAGATCGGTAATTTTCCGGGTATCACCGTCGACAAGAAGGTGGGATATTGTAAGCTTGCAGATGGCAAGGTTGCAGAAATCATTGACCTTCCAGGAACATATAGCTTATATCCGAAGAGTAAGGATGAAAGTATCGTGTTCCAGGTACTGGCCGATAAAACGAATTCGAGTTATCCGGATGTAGTAGTTTTGGTAGCTGATGCGACCAATTTAAGAAGGAACTTATTGCTGTATTCGCAGGTTGCGGATCTGGAAGTGCCGATGGTATTGGCGCTCAATATGACTGATATGGCCCAGAAGGAAGGGATTGACGTCAATGTCAATAGGCTTTCGGAAAGATTGGGAATACAGGTGGTGGCCATCTCGGCAAGAAGCAAAACCGGATTAAAAGAATTAAAACAAGCCATAGAAAATACCACCAAAATTGCCACTCAGGCAAAAGGTGCAGATATATTAGCCTTAGCACCGGAAGCGATTTCCGAGGCAAAAGCAAAATTAAAAACAGACAATGACTATTATGCTTTGCAGGTGTTACACCAGCACCAGCATTTAGACCTGTTTTCTGTAGAAGACCATGCGGCATTTGAAAAGATTAAAAAAGCCCATGCTTTTGAAACTTCAGCGCTCCAGGCTGCAGAAACCATTGCCCGTTACCGTCATTTGGGAACCATACTTTCCGGCGTAATTCAGGATACTGGTGCGGCCAAAAAGTTTGCATTCAGTGATAAAATCGATGCGGTACTGACCAACAAATTTTGGGGCTTCCTGATCTTTATCGGGATTCTGTTCTTCATCTTTAACTCTATTTTCTCCTGGTCTGCGTACCCGATGGAGATGATTGAAGCCGGATTTATGAAGCTGACAGAACTCGGTCATGAGTATTTACCAGATGGTATATTAACCAATTTATTACTTGATGGGGTCCTGGCAGGTTTAGGTGGTGTAATCGTCTTTATTCCGCAAATCGCGATTCTCTTTGCTTTCATCTCCATATTGGAGGATACCGGATATATGTCCAGGGTGACCTTTATGATGGATAAAATCATGAGGAAATTCGGACTAAGCGGTAAATCTGTCGTACCTATGATTGGTAGTCTGGCCTGTGCCGTACCTTCGATCATGAGTGCCAGAAATATCGAAAGCTGGAAAGATAGGATCATCACCATTATGGTGGCTCCTTTAGTCAGCTGCTCGGCAAGGTTACCAGTATATACCTTGTTAATCGGCCTTGTTGTTCCGGAAAAGATGGTCTGGGGATTCATTAACCTGCAAGGTTTAACCTTAATGGGAATGTACCTGATCAGTATTGTAGCGGCAATATTGGTGGCTTTTGTAATGAAGTTTATCATCAAAGCGAAAGAGAAGTCTTACTTCATCATGGAATTGCCGGTATATAGAATGCCGCGATGGAGCAACGTCCTTTACACGATGTACGAGAAGTCTAAAACCTTTGTTTTCGAAGCGGGTAAGGTGATTATTGCAATTTCTATTATTCTATGGGTGATGGCATCTTATGGTCCTTCGGACAGATTTGCCATGATTGACAAGAAATATGACGCCATAGAGGCTCAAAAAGATAGCGTACAGATTTCTACGCTGGAAAGAGATAAGTCGGCAGAGAAGCTGGAAAACTCCTATGCGGGGATATTAGGGCATGCGATAGAACCAGCGATCAAGCCATTAGGTTTCGACTGGAAAATAGGTATTGCATTGATCACTTCATTTGCAGCAAGAGAAGCTTTTGTAGGTACTATGGCCACTATTTATAGTGTAGATGGGGGTGATGAAGCCGTAGGGACGATTCGTGATAAAATGAGAGCAGCTGTAAATCCAGATACGGGTTTACCAGTCTTCACTTTTGCCACTGCATTTTCACTGATGCTGTTTTATGCCTTCGCCATGCAATGTATGAGTACGGTAGCAGTGGTATTCAGGGAAACGAAGTCCTGGAAATGGCCTTTAATTCAGTTGACCTATATGACTGCAATGGCCTATATCGCCAGTTTGATCGCCTACCAGCTTTTGAAGTAA